One genomic window of Candidatus Kuenenia stuttgartiensis includes the following:
- a CDS encoding ATP-dependent zinc protease, with translation MIKSMFPPFRACEIATAGFLQRFVSHLLLYKTKSIFIIASLFLVFAFHSLADAKSKEILGRVEKILVFPGNIVLKAKVDTGAKTCSINAPVYTLFERDGEKWVKFELINEKGEKLNIEERVIRTATVKRIGMPSEKRPVIKLGICIGGIYKEVEVTLSNRTRFMYQMLIGRNFLLDDFFIDVSSTYSKEPKCESVFGDE, from the coding sequence ATGATAAAATCTATGTTTCCCCCTTTTCGGGCTTGTGAAATAGCTACTGCCGGATTTCTACAAAGATTTGTTTCCCATTTATTATTGTATAAAACTAAAAGCATATTTATTATAGCCAGTTTATTTTTGGTTTTTGCATTCCATTCGTTGGCAGATGCAAAAAGTAAAGAAATTTTGGGCCGGGTAGAGAAGATTCTTGTTTTCCCCGGGAACATTGTTTTAAAAGCAAAAGTAGATACCGGCGCCAAAACCTGTTCCATAAATGCCCCTGTTTATACCTTATTTGAGCGGGATGGTGAAAAATGGGTGAAATTTGAATTGATAAATGAAAAAGGAGAAAAGTTGAATATTGAGGAAAGGGTCATACGCACAGCAACAGTAAAGCGTATAGGAATGCCGTCAGAAAAACGCCCCGTTATTAAACTTGGCATTTGCATAGGAGGTATTTATAAGGAGGTTGAAGTAACTCTTTCAAACAGGACACGGTTTATGTATCAGATGCTTATAGGGAGAAATTTTTTGCTGGACGATTTTTTCATAGATGTATCCTCCACCTATTCCAAAGAACCAAAATGCGAGAGTGTTTTCGGCGATGAATAG